The following proteins come from a genomic window of Lolium rigidum isolate FL_2022 chromosome 5, APGP_CSIRO_Lrig_0.1, whole genome shotgun sequence:
- the LOC124655219 gene encoding cysteine proteinase inhibitor 6-like, which translates to MKTSLLLLLLLLAGAAALYVVATPAAAVGGQWQSIPNVADPHVQGLGKCAVDEQNKVSNCDLRFVKVVSGKVQDGTTYQLDVDVLNIEGSHRIFKVEVVELNSSGSSTTCKIVSFGPGC; encoded by the coding sequence ATGAAAAccagtctcctcctcctcctcctcctcctcgccggtgcCGCTGCCCTTTACGTCGTTGCCACGCCCGCTGCAGCGGTCGGCGGCCAATGGCAATCGATCCCGAACGTCGCCGACCCTCACGTCCAAGGGCTCGGCAAATGTGCGGTGGACGAGCAAAACAAGGTGTCAAACTGCGATCTCAGGTTCGTCAAGGTTGTGAGCGGCAAGGTGCAAGACGGCACTACATACCAGCTTGACGTCGACGTGCTGAATATCGAAGGCTCGCACAGAATATTTaaggtggaggtggtcgagctGAACTCGTCGGGCAGTTCCACCACATGCAAGATCGTCTCCTTCGGCCCAGGCTGTTGA
- the LOC124658312 gene encoding uncharacterized protein LOC124658312, protein MATPRFLAILLVAALLALSFSQGPVLLAEGRKVQVLRAAGHSGRRPLHGGVRLQEQQQGMVSTVMDYDEPKANTNPHGSVPATPDYPTGPPGH, encoded by the exons ATGGCCACGCCGAGATTTCTCGCCATCCTCCTCGTGGCCGCTCTCCTCGCGCTCTCCTTCTCGCAAG ggccggtgttgctggcggagGGGAGGAAGGTGCAGGTGCTGAGGGCCGCGGGACACTCCGGGCGGCGTCCCCTCCACGGCGGCGTCCGgttgcaggagcagcagcaggggATGGTGTCTACGGTGATGGACTACGACGAACCCAAGGCCAACACCAACCCCCACGGCAGCGTGCCCGCCACGCCGGACTACCCCACCGGGCCGCCGGGCCACTGA